CAGGCCGTCCGTATCCGGGTCGCCGTCGGGATCACACATGTCGCCGATCATGTCGGCATCGCTGTCCATCTGGTCGGGGTTGTACACGCCGGGGCAGTTGTCGACGGCGTCGTCGACACCGTCGAGGTCCGCGTCGACGGCCAGGGCCGGCGCAGCGGCCAGCAGCAACAGGGCAGCCAGCGTGATCGCCCGGCTTTTCATCAGGGATGTCGCGTTCATGTCGCCTCCATTTCGGGTCCATCTGGCATGACTAGCGGAACAACGCCTTCACGGCGCCCCAACTCTGCTCTTCGCCGGCCACCGGCGACTCGTTCGACTGCGCAATCTCGCGCATGATCAGCACCGGCCGCGTGATCGGGCAGCAACCGGACGGATCATCGGCGTGGATGTCGATCCTCAGCGCGAAGCGGGCTTCGCAGCCGCTGGCGCAGTTCTGCAGCGGCTGCTGCACGGTGGCCCCGAAGATGCGCAGGCCGGGCGCGGCCTCACCGTGCGCGCGAACGATGGTGTACTCGCGCGGATTGAACTGCACCTGGTAGGCCAGATCGAAGGTCGTATCGGTGAAAGACAGGTCGAAGTAGCGGCGCCAGTCGTCGGCCGCGAAGCCCTCGTTGATCGGCGCCAGCGGACACGGCGACCCGTCGGGTGCGCGGTAGTCCGTGAAGATGTCGAAGAAGCTGTCGATCGCGAAATCGGGGCCGCCCACCGCGCTCACGTAGGTGATGTCGAAGAAGGCCTCGTCCGCCCAGCCTTCGCCGCCCGGACGCGCCACGCACGAGACGGGCAGCGGTTCACCGCCTGCACCACCGCCGCCACCGCCGCCCGAACCGGCGGACAGGGAGCGGAAGTTCAGCCCGTGGATGGTGATGACGGTACCGTGGCGCGGACCACCCAGCCGCATCTCGATGGGCGGGGTCGGGTACGGCGGCGCGGTCACGGCCGCTTCGGAGACAACATCGAAGACGGCGTCGGCCGCGAGGGCACCGCCGGCCGCCAATGCCACAACGGCAATGATGACAAGGGAGTAAAGGCGCATGGCATCCCCCTGAGGGGCTGAGGTGGCGAGAACCGGAATGTGGCTGGTCATCCCGGCGATCGATGATTGTAGCCGCAAATGGGGATCAATTTCCACCTGAATCGCGGGCCTGGGCGAGCCCGGCGGCCAGCAGCTCCGCGGCGCGGGCGGCGGCGGCATCGCCGGCGGCGTGCTCCTGCAGGCGGGCGAGGTCGGCCGCGGCGGCCTCGAGGTCACGGAAGTCGGGATGGATCAGGTGCAGGAAGCCGCTCGCATAGTGCAGGCGCGGGTCGCCCGGCGCCGCCTCGGCGCGATAACGCGCCAGCCAGCCGCGCAGCACGTCCAGACCCGGATGGTCGGCCGCGCGCACCACCGCGGCCTCCGGTTGCTGGAACAGCGTGGCGGTGGTGATGACGTAGTCGACGATGCGCTGCCGGCCGGCGATCTCGAAGCTCCACGGATCCTGCGATTGGAACCACGAGTCGAGGCGCATGGTTGCCAGCAGTTTGGCCGCGTCGCGAGCCTGCGCGACCAGCGGCGGCACTTCGCCCCGCGGATGCATCACCAGCACCAGTCCCCGCGGGACCGGCGTGTACGCGCCGGCGTAGCTGTCTTCCTTGAAATCGGTGAACGCCACGGGGCGCACGCCCGCCAGGTGCCCGAGCCAGTGGATGTTCTGCGACGCCGGCAGGCCCGAATAGCGATCGCCTTCGCCGCCCGTTGCCAGCGGCGGCAGCAGACCCGGCTCGCGCGCCCGCAGACGGCGCACATACCACGGATAGGTCAACAGCTCCTGGTCGGCCCAGGCCAGGTCCGGTCGCCGGCCGCGCACGCCCGTGGCGTAGGCCAGCCCGTTGTGCTCGAGGTCGCCGCGCACGAACAGCGCGGCGCCGTCGGGCGCGCCGGCCAGCAGGTTGTGCACGAAGTCGGCGTGGAAGGTGTTGGCGTGCTGGTCCACGGCACGCCAGTGCAGCAGCAGCGGCGCGGCCACCACCAGCGCGGCGAGAACCGGGGCCATCACCCGGGACAGGCCGCGCCGATTCGCCCGCGGCGCGCCGACCGACCCGATCGCGAATGCCGTCGCCACCGCCACGACCATCGCCGGCAGGATCTGGAACCGCTCGACGACGCCGCGCAGGTGCGCCGGCTCCAGTGCGAAGCCGACACGCGTGAAGAACAGTGCCTGCAGGCCCAGGGCGCCCACGACCACGGCCAGCAGCGGCCACCCTGAACGCCGGCGCGCCAGCACGGCCAGGCCGGCCACCGCCACCACCGCACCCACGTATCCGGACGCGCGCGGCATCGCGGACAGCCACAGCAGCACGTGATCAGGCGGCGCGGCAGCACCGCTGCCCGCCGGCTCCAGCGAGAACGTGCCGTAGTCGCGCCGCAGCATGTGATGCCACAGCCCGGGCCAGGTGCTCGTCTCGCCCCACACGGGCAGGGCCCCGTGGCGCGGGATCATCAGCAGCAGCAGCGGCAGCAGGCAGGCGATGGCCGACGCCGCTACTGCGAGCACAAGGCGTGATCCCGCACCAGGCCGGCCGCGCCGCCACCAGACGACCAAGGCAACCGCATCGACCGGCAGCGACAGGATGAACAGCGTGTGGTGGTGCGACAGACCCAGCACCGTCAGCCCCGCCAGCGCGGCCAGCGCGCGGCGATGCTCGCTTGAGGTGCGCGCAGCGAGCAGCGCCGCCAGCGCGAACCACAGTCCCGCCGCAAGCAGGCTGTTCAGCGCGAAGACCTCGGCCACCAGCGCCATCTTCCAGGCCGGCGCGCAGAAGGCCCACGCGAGCGCCGCCCCGCCCGCCGCCCACGCCGACGCCCCCAGCTTTCGCAGCGCCGCCGCCAGCAGGCCGGCCGCCGCCGCCAGGCACACCGCCGAGAAGACGGCCAACCGCAGGGCCGGCTCGCCGAACGCGAAGACCCGCACCCAGGCGCCGGCCAGCAGCGAGTACAGGGGATACCCGGGCGGATGGGCCACACCGCCGTTCCAGGCCACGGCGATCAGTTCGCCGCTGTCGCCGGCCGGCAGCGTGCGCTGCAACGTCATTACAAAGACGGCCAAAGCCGCCAGCGCGACCAGGAGCGGCGACACCGTGCGGAAACGGCTGGCTGCGTGCTTCGGATCCAAGGGCCGGGGTCACTCCGGGGTTGCGGACATGCTTCGGTCCGGGAATGCGGCTGCCGGCCATCCAACCACGCCCCCACCCACTGGGCAAGCGGTGCCTGCGATGGCGGACCCACACTATTATATAGTGAGCACCCTGTGGAGGCCGGGCGCCTCCCCGACCTTCCGTTTTCAAGGACGAAAGGACCGACATGCCCTACGTCGATGGTTTCCTCCTGCCGATTCCCCTGAAGAAGGTTGACGAATACCGCACCCTCGCGCGCAAGGCCGGCAAGGTCTGGCTCGAGCACGGCGCATTGGAATTTCGCGAGTGCATGGCCGACGACCTCGATTCGCCGATGGGCGCCATCTTCAAGAAGGCGGTCAAGCTCAAGCGCGGCGAGGTGGTCTTCTTCTCGTACATCACCTACAAGTCGCCCGCCCAGCGCGATCGCGTGAACAAGAAGGTCATGGCCGACCCGCGCCTGGAGTCCATGATGAAGGACGGGGTGATGCCCTTCGACACGTCACGCATGGCATTCGGGGGATTCAAGGCGGTGGTCGACCTCCAGGGGCGGCAACCGACGCGGAACGGCTGCTGATCGCGTGCCGGCCGGGGGCCCCGACAAAATCGGGGTCTTCCGGTTTGAGATCTTGCCAATCGATTAAGGCGCGTCATATGTTGCGCTTGCAAATCCCCGGCCCCGGCACGCCCCCACATGGCGCCCCGTCGCCCGGACACCTCACGCCCCTGCTTCCCGGAGACATGGATGCCCCCGGGCCAGGGCTGAACCCGGGACCATCGGCATGAAATGGCTTTCGCCTGACCTGACCCCCAAGCTCGTCACCACGTTTCGCGACGGCTACACCCGCCAGGACCTGACCCGCGATGTCCTGGCCGGCCTCGTGGTCGGCATCGTCGCCCTCCCGCTGAGCATCGCGTTCGGCATCGCCTCGGGCGTGCGGCCCGAGCAGGGACTGTTCACGGCCATCGTCGCCGGCTTCATCATCTCGGCGCTCGGCGGCAGCCGCGTGCAGATCGGCGGGCCGACCGGCGCCTTCGTCGTCATCGTCGCGGGCATCGTCGCCAAGTTCGGCTACCCGGGGCTGGCCGTCGCCACGATCATGGCCGGCGCACTGCTGGTGGCGATGTCGTTCGCGCGCCTGGGCAACGTCATCAAGTTCATCCCCTACCCGGTCATCATTGGGTTCACCAGCGGCATCGCGATCATCATCGCGATGGGGCAGATCGGCGACGGGCTGGGCCTGCCGGCGGGCGAGGCGCCGTCGCACTTCTGGCCGCGCTGTCTCTACTATATAAGGAGCCTGCCGCAGACGAACCTCACGGCGGCGGCGATCTGCCTCGGCTCGGTGCTCATCACGCAGCAATGGTCGCGCATCTCGCGCCGGCTGCCCGGACCGCTGGTGGCGCTCCTGCTGACGACCATCGTCGTACAGGTCTTCAACCTGCAGGTCGACACCATCGGCAGCCGCTTCGGCGACGTGCCGACCGGCCTGCCCAGGCCCTCGCTCCCGCGCTTCGATTTCTCGCAGATCGGCGCCCTGTTCTCGCCGGCGCTGTCGATCGCGCTGCTGGGCGCCATCGAGTCGCTGCTCAGCGCGATGGTGGCCGACGGCATGATCGGCGGTCGCCACCGCGCCAACGCCGAGCTGATGGGCCAGGGCATCGCCAACCTGGTGGTGCCGTTCTTCGGCGGCATCCCGGCGACCGGCGCCATCGCCCGCACCGCCACCAACGTGAAGAACGGCGGCCGCTCGCCGGTGGCCGGCATCGTGCATTCGCTGACGCTGCTGCTCATCCTGATGGTGGCCGGCAAGTGGGCCGCCTACATCCCATTGGCCACGCTGGCGGGCATCCTGCTCGTGGTGGCCTACAACATGAGCGAATGGCGCGTCTTCCGGCAGTTGCTGCGCTCGCCGCGCGGCGACGTGCTGGTGCTGCTGTCGACGTTCGTGCTCACGGTAGTCGTCGACCTCAACGTCGCGATCCAGGTGGGCATGGTGCTCTCGTCGGTGCTGCTGATGCTGCGCATGGCCGAAGTCACGCAGGTGCGCGCCGTGCGCGACGCGCTCGAGTACGAATCGGCACCCGGCGACCCGGTCGGCCCGGTCGAACTGCCGGCCGAGGTGGCCGTCTTCGAGATCAACGGCACCTTCTGCTTCGGCGCCGCCCGTTCCTTCACCGAGACGCTGCAGTCGGACCGCCGGCGTCCCCGCGTGGTCATCCTCCGCATGCGCCACGTGATGGCCATCGACGCCACGGGCCTGCACGCGCTGGAAGACGTGAAGAACCGGCTGCACCAGCAGGGCACCACGCTGCTGCTGGCCGGCGTGCACGCCCAGCCGCTGGCGGCCATGACCCGTGCCGGGGCCGTCCAGCACATCGGCCTGGACAACATGTTCTCCACGTTCAGCGATGCGGTGGCGCACGCGAAGAAGCTCCTGGAGACGCCCGCCTGATGATCGCCTGACGGCGGAAGGGGGCCTACCGCCCCCTTCCGTATCCGTCAGGACAAGGCCAGCGACCTCAGGCGGTCCGCACCGCCCTCTTCTGCGTCATCAGCGACACGACCACCAGGGCCAGGAAGCTGAGCGGGATCGAGACGATGCCTGGCTGCCCCAGCTTGTGCCACGCGTCAGCCGCCGTCAGTCCGTACGGCCCGGCGAACATCTCCGGCCCGGTCAGGATGATGCCGAGCGCCGAGACGATACCCACCGAAATCGAGGCGACAATGCCCGCAGCCGTCGTCCGCTTCCAGAACAGCAGCATGACGATGGCCGGCAGGTTGGCCGAAGCCGCCACGGCGAACGCCCACCCGACCAGGAAGCTGACGTTCACGCCGCGGAAGAGGATGCCGAGGATGATGGCGATGATGCCGACGCCGACCGCGGCGATCTTGCCCGCCTTCACCTTCTTCTCTTCCGTGAGATTCATCTGTCCGTAGCGATCCATCAGGTCGTGCGCGACCGCTCCCGAGGCCGCCACGATCAGGCCGGCCACGGTGCCCAGCACGGTCGCAAACGCGATGGCCGAGATGACCGCGAACAGGACCTTCCCGAACGACATCGCCAGTAAGGGCGCCGACATGTTGCTGTCGGCGGGATTCACCGTGCCGTTCGTGGCCGCGCCCAGGCCCATGAACAGGGTCAGCACGTAGAAGAAGCCGATCGCGGCGATGGCCACGATGGTCGACTTCCGCGCACAGGCCGGGCTGGGCACGGTGTAGTAGCGGATGAGGATGTGCGGCAGGGCTGCCGTGCCGAAGAACAGCGCCATCATCAGCGAGACGAAGTTGAGCTTGTTCCACAGGGTATCGACCTTGAACTTCACGCCCGGCTTCATCTCGTCCGTGCCGCTCACCTGCTTCGGGTAGTGCACCGTGACGCGCTTGCCCGATTCATCGGTGACCTTTGCCGAGTGCCACTGTTCGATGCGGGTGTCCGCGTGCGTGAGCGTTGCCAGGAAGCCGACCGGCGAAACGGGACCGGTTCCGCGCGCGGCCGCCTCGGCGTCGAGCCCGCCGATGGCCGTGATGCGCCCCACCGGGCGCAGCAGCCCGCCGACCACGCCGTTGACCTGGTCGCCGGCGACCCACTGCGCCTGCCAGAGGGCCCCGTCCTTGTCACGCCGCCACCAGGATGTCTCATCGCCCTGGCTGAACTTGAGGAACTCGCCGGCGGTGTGGACCAGCTGGCGGCCTTCGGCGTTCAGCTGCGCCTCGGTGGTCTGCTGCGGGATGAACAGCAGCTTGCGGCCGGCAGCGTCATTCAGGCTGGCCGGATCGGTGCCCAGGCCGCGGGTCAGCAGGTAGCCGACCATGATGGTCGAGAAGATCAGCAGCAGTCCGCCCTTGAGGAACTGCACATAGGTCGTCGAGGCCATGCCGGCCGTGGCGACGATCATGATCACAATGCTGCCGACGATGATCACGCCCGCCCAGTGCGGCAGTCCCAACAGCGGCTCCACCAGCGAACCGGCGCCGTTCATCTGCGGGATCAGGTAGCAGATCGACACGACGAGCGTGGAGATGGCAGCCGCCAGCTTGATGCCCCGGCTGTCGTACTTGGCGTCGACGGCATCGGTGAAGGTGAACTTGCCGAGGCGCTTCATCGGCTCGGCCACGACGAACAGCGCCACGACCCAGCCCGCCAGGTAGCCGATGGAGTACAGGAACCCGTCGTAGCCGAGGGTGGCGATCATGCCGCAGATGCCGAGGAACGACGCGGCCGACAGGTAGTCGCCCGCGAAGCTGATGCCGTTCACGGCCCAGTGGATCTGGCCGCCGGCGGCATAGTAGCCGGCCGCCGACTTCGCCTTGCGCGCGAAGAAGTAGCTGAGGAAGAGCACAGCCACCACGAACAGGGAGAACACCATGATGGAAAGCGGCGTCCCATGGAGGTTCATTTGCGCACCTCCCGGCGCTTTGCTGCCAGTTCGTGTTCACGCCTGGTGCACAGGTGGTTGTAGATGAGCGCCATCACCAGGGCGACGATGATCAGGCCCATGCCGTAGACGACAGCCAGGTTCAGCCCGGCCAGGACGATCTTCTGCATGACCTTGCCTGCGGTGGCGACATTGATCCAGACGAAGCCGATATAAAGGAGCGAGTAGAACAGGAACATCCACAATCCCAGGCGTGTCTTGTAGGCACTGGCGGGATCGGGTCCGGCATCCGGCGCGGGCTCGTGCAGCATGGTGGCCTCCGGTCGGAGTCTCTGGGGGATGAAACACGCGCCCCGGCTGCGGGCGGGAACACGATCGGGCGCGGAGATCCTAGCATGCTGTTTAAACATTAACAAATGTTGTCTCCAGCCCCGTTTGTGCCGTAGACTGCCCCGGCAACCCTCCGCCGGAAGAGACCGGATGAAGCGCCTCGTCCTGCGAACCGTCCTGCCCGCCCTGCTGGCGATCGCCCTGTTCACCGGGGTGGTCTTCGTCTATATCCTGCCGGCCTTCGACCGGGTCATCATGGATCAGAAACGCTTGATGATCCGTGAGTTGACCGAATCGGCCTGGAACATCCTGGCGCGCTGCGAAGCGGACGAACGGGCCGGGCGGATCACGCGCGAAGAGGCGCAGGCCGCCGCGGTGTCGCAGGTCCGCGGCCTGCACTACGGGCAGGAGAGCAAGGACTACTTCTGGATCATCGACTCCGGGCCGCGCATGATCGTCCACCCCTACCGCCCCGACCTCGAGGGCACCGACCTGCGCGAGTTCAAGGATCCGCTCGGCAAGCGTCTCTTCGTCGAGATGGCGCAGGTTGTCGAGAAGCAGGGCGCCGGCTACGTGGCCTACCGCTGGCAGTGGAAGGACGACAGCGGGCGCATCGTGCCGAAGCTCTCCTACGTGAAGGGCTTCAGTCCCTGGGGCTGGATCATCGGCACCGGCGTCTACATCGAGGATGTGGCCGCCGAACGCGCCGCCCTGACCGAGCGCATGCAGGCCGTCTCGCTGGCGATCCTGGTCGCCGTCTCGGCGCTGATGTTCGTGCTCCTGCGCGCCAGCTTCCAGGCCGAGCGCGGTCGCCAGCGGATGGCCGCCGCCCTGCACGCCTCCGAGGAGAAGCACCGCTCACTGGTCGAGTCGGCAGGCGAGTCCATCCTCATGGTGATCGAGGGTGAGGGCCTGTTCGCCAACACGAGCCTGCTGCGACTGCTCGGCTA
This genomic window from bacterium contains:
- a CDS encoding thrombospondin type 3 repeat-containing protein, producing the protein MNATSLMKSRAITLAALLLLAAAPALAVDADLDGVDDAVDNCPGVYNPDQMDSDADMIGDMCDPDGDPDTDGLPTNLDNCPFVSNPFQNDLDMDGVGDTCDNCPTIVNMDQADADNDGVGDACETVATTSTRWGALKAWYR
- a CDS encoding DUF2723 domain-containing protein, encoding MDPKHAASRFRTVSPLLVALAALAVFVMTLQRTLPAGDSGELIAVAWNGGVAHPPGYPLYSLLAGAWVRVFAFGEPALRLAVFSAVCLAAAAGLLAAALRKLGASAWAAGGAALAWAFCAPAWKMALVAEVFALNSLLAAGLWFALAALLAARTSSEHRRALAALAGLTVLGLSHHHTLFILSLPVDAVALVVWWRRGRPGAGSRLVLAVAASAIACLLPLLLLMIPRHGALPVWGETSTWPGLWHHMLRRDYGTFSLEPAGSGAAAPPDHVLLWLSAMPRASGYVGAVVAVAGLAVLARRRSGWPLLAVVVGALGLQALFFTRVGFALEPAHLRGVVERFQILPAMVVAVATAFAIGSVGAPRANRRGLSRVMAPVLAALVVAAPLLLHWRAVDQHANTFHADFVHNLLAGAPDGAALFVRGDLEHNGLAYATGVRGRRPDLAWADQELLTYPWYVRRLRAREPGLLPPLATGGEGDRYSGLPASQNIHWLGHLAGVRPVAFTDFKEDSYAGAYTPVPRGLVLVMHPRGEVPPLVAQARDAAKLLATMRLDSWFQSQDPWSFEIAGRQRIVDYVITTATLFQQPEAAVVRAADHPGLDVLRGWLARYRAEAAPGDPRLHYASGFLHLIHPDFRDLEAAAADLARLQEHAAGDAAAARAAELLAAGLAQARDSGGN
- a CDS encoding DUF1428 domain-containing protein, with amino-acid sequence MPYVDGFLLPIPLKKVDEYRTLARKAGKVWLEHGALEFRECMADDLDSPMGAIFKKAVKLKRGEVVFFSYITYKSPAQRDRVNKKVMADPRLESMMKDGVMPFDTSRMAFGGFKAVVDLQGRQPTRNGC
- the sulP gene encoding sulfate permease, which codes for MKWLSPDLTPKLVTTFRDGYTRQDLTRDVLAGLVVGIVALPLSIAFGIASGVRPEQGLFTAIVAGFIISALGGSRVQIGGPTGAFVVIVAGIVAKFGYPGLAVATIMAGALLVAMSFARLGNVIKFIPYPVIIGFTSGIAIIIAMGQIGDGLGLPAGEAPSHFWPRCLYYIRSLPQTNLTAAAICLGSVLITQQWSRISRRLPGPLVALLLTTIVVQVFNLQVDTIGSRFGDVPTGLPRPSLPRFDFSQIGALFSPALSIALLGAIESLLSAMVADGMIGGRHRANAELMGQGIANLVVPFFGGIPATGAIARTATNVKNGGRSPVAGIVHSLTLLLILMVAGKWAAYIPLATLAGILLVVAYNMSEWRVFRQLLRSPRGDVLVLLSTFVLTVVVDLNVAIQVGMVLSSVLLMLRMAEVTQVRAVRDALEYESAPGDPVGPVELPAEVAVFEINGTFCFGAARSFTETLQSDRRRPRVVILRMRHVMAIDATGLHALEDVKNRLHQQGTTLLLAGVHAQPLAAMTRAGAVQHIGLDNMFSTFSDAVAHAKKLLETPA
- a CDS encoding cation acetate symporter; amino-acid sequence: MNLHGTPLSIMVFSLFVVAVLFLSYFFARKAKSAAGYYAAGGQIHWAVNGISFAGDYLSAASFLGICGMIATLGYDGFLYSIGYLAGWVVALFVVAEPMKRLGKFTFTDAVDAKYDSRGIKLAAAISTLVVSICYLIPQMNGAGSLVEPLLGLPHWAGVIIVGSIVIMIVATAGMASTTYVQFLKGGLLLIFSTIMVGYLLTRGLGTDPASLNDAAGRKLLFIPQQTTEAQLNAEGRQLVHTAGEFLKFSQGDETSWWRRDKDGALWQAQWVAGDQVNGVVGGLLRPVGRITAIGGLDAEAAARGTGPVSPVGFLATLTHADTRIEQWHSAKVTDESGKRVTVHYPKQVSGTDEMKPGVKFKVDTLWNKLNFVSLMMALFFGTAALPHILIRYYTVPSPACARKSTIVAIAAIGFFYVLTLFMGLGAATNGTVNPADSNMSAPLLAMSFGKVLFAVISAIAFATVLGTVAGLIVAASGAVAHDLMDRYGQMNLTEEKKVKAGKIAAVGVGIIAIILGILFRGVNVSFLVGWAFAVAASANLPAIVMLLFWKRTTAAGIVASISVGIVSALGIILTGPEMFAGPYGLTAADAWHKLGQPGIVSIPLSFLALVVVSLMTQKRAVRTA
- a CDS encoding DUF485 domain-containing protein: MLHEPAPDAGPDPASAYKTRLGLWMFLFYSLLYIGFVWINVATAGKVMQKIVLAGLNLAVVYGMGLIIVALVMALIYNHLCTRREHELAAKRREVRK
- a CDS encoding cache domain-containing protein, which translates into the protein MKRLVLRTVLPALLAIALFTGVVFVYILPAFDRVIMDQKRLMIRELTESAWNILARCEADERAGRITREEAQAAAVSQVRGLHYGQESKDYFWIIDSGPRMIVHPYRPDLEGTDLREFKDPLGKRLFVEMAQVVEKQGAGYVAYRWQWKDDSGRIVPKLSYVKGFSPWGWIIGTGVYIEDVAAERAALTERMQAVSLAILVAVSALMFVLLRASFQAERGRQRMAAALHASEEKHRSLVESAGESILMVIEGEGLFANTSLLRLLGYTAAEFPGLDIANIIRPTAAERAAGRRLWQDVTEGAAVPAPYEAELQRRDGSTLKVSLSLSRIVVQGKVGFMAVATRAPQYRERDLTTAETVDDLVAANHRFAVMAGLMVTPGTSTA